The Impatiens glandulifera chromosome 3, dImpGla2.1, whole genome shotgun sequence genome contains a region encoding:
- the LOC124932104 gene encoding protein BASIC PENTACYSTEINE7-like, translating into QPKKRSGSKKPLEPGTTIERKNLNIVFPEASSIDFSGVPSPYCSCTGIARGCYKWGAGGWQSSCCTTNMSEYPLPMSSTRPGARMAGRKMSNGAYGKRLCKFVAEGRDLSHPIDLKNNWAKHGTNKFVTIK; encoded by the coding sequence CAGCCAAAAAAGAGATCAGGTTCTAAGAAACCGCTTGAACCAGGAACAACAATTGAGAGAAAGAATCTCAACATTGTTTTTCCTGAGGCTAGTAGTATAGATTTCTCGGGTGTTCCTTCTCCTTATTGTTCGTGTACTGGAATTGCTCGCGGATGCTACAAATGGGGTGCTGGCGGTTGGCAATCTTCTTGTTGCACAACAAATATGTCTGAATATCCACTTCCGATGAGCTCGACTAGGCCTGGTGCTAGAATGGCTGGTAGGAAAATGAGTAATGGAGCTTATGGGAaacggttgtgtaaatttgtgGCTGAGGGTCGTGATCTTTCTCACCCAATTGATTTGAAGAATAATTGGGCGAAACATGGGACTAACAAGTTTGTTACTATTAAGTAG